The genomic stretch ATTGTTAGTACTGGTCTGAGGAACAGAATGTATATTAATGTAATCTACATCTCCTGTAGTATTGTTAACGGCCACAATTCGATCATATGATGTTGAATTGGTAACATTATTTGCAGTTGTAACTCTCAAATTACCATTTACATCAAGTTTTCGAGTGGGATTTTCAGTATCAATTCCAATATTTTGATTTTGTGCCGAAATAGAAGCAAAACAAATTGAAAATATAAATAAAAAAATATTTTTCATAATTAAAATTTTTCACATGCAGCCGCAAAATCCCATGAATCAACTCCTGTATTCTGCTTTACTCGATAAATGGTTAATCTGTAAAAATCTGCATCATTAGGGTATTGGAAATGCATTATATTCTGTTCATAATCAGCTAAATTTGCACTTGCAAATTCTTGATTAACATTCCAAGTTGACGTAGTAAAGGTAAATGGTACATTAGCAGCCTCTGTGGGTGTCTTACCTTGATAAAATTGATATCCATTTACAGTATAGTTCTGCTCCATACTCATATAAATATCAACTGTAGCATTGGGATTTTCTGCTAATCGGAAACTAATTCTTGATTCCGCCGTATTACCAAAAAGAAATAAAAACTTTCCACATTTTAAAGTTTTTGTCGGATCTCCATTTCCAGTTGGCATATTATACAATAAACTATATGTCTCTTTATTAGAACTACCTGGTGTAACACCTGGTTGTAAACTAGCTTTTGTTGTATAATCTATATTTCCATTACTATCACTTACTAAAATTCGATCATATGATGAAGTTTCTGACTTATTGATCAATCCTCTTACACGCAAATTACCAGAAACATGTAGCTTTCTTGTTGGTAAATTAGTATTAATACCTACTTGGGCACTAATAAAATTAGATAATAAAAAAAATAAAATAAAATATTTGAATGACATAAAATTATTTTTGCAAACTTAGTATTATTTTAGTAATTATAAAGAATTTATATTAAAATTAATAAAACAACATAATTTTCATTAGAAAATCGAGTTTTTTTTAAGATTATTTTTAAGTGATTCGTCGTATTTCTGACTCTGCAGGATTATTGCTTTCAATTCTCAGCTTAAAAAATTTCACATATTCAGTTCTGATAGATACTTATTCCCGAATTTTGAATTTTCTCTATATCGTTATTAATACTTACAAAATCAAAGGCCTCCTTTAAGAAGCCTTCGAACACCAAATCACAAAATATTAATATGAAAAAAAAAATATTATAAAGCAGTCGCTGTATACGTAACTGTTTGCGTATAAGTTCCTGCTGGTTTACCTAAGATATCTGAAGATGATGATTTCGCTGCAGGAATTGTATAATCCAAATTCAATGTTAATGCACTCCCAAGCGGAGCATTTGTAACTAAATTTTGATCAGTTGCAGATAAAACGATAGTGTTTTTTGTTCCGCCCATTGTTCCGGCAGCTGAAGCAGCTTTGATTGTTAAAACATTTACAGGGATCAAGTTGGTTCCATTCATGAAATTAGCACCTCCTGCTTTTACTTTTACATTAAAATTCTTTGTTGAAGTAACTTTTAAAGAATTTGCTTTATTAATTGTTTGATCAGAGTTATAGTCTGCTGCAGTAGTATAGTTAAAGTCAACAGTATTACCAATTGCAGTACTTCCTGCATCGATAGAAATTACATCGTTCAGGGTAATGTTTACTGTTGTGGTAGCGGTTGTATTTTGAGCCTGAACATTGTTAGTTCCTAATATGATTGCTGCGATAGTTAAGACTGCGGTTGCTATTTGTTTTGTCATGATCGTATTTTTTATTTTTTTATTCTTACTTAGTTATCCTCTTTTGAACAATACAAATCTACGGCAGTGATAAATGTTTCTTTGTAGTGAAAAATGGAACTTCATGTAGTAAAATAACTACAAGGATTAATTATTTGGTTTAAATAGAAAAGCCCTCAACACTTTCAAAGTGTTGAGGGCGTATTTCAATTCCCAGACGGGTAAGAGAATAGTTGACAAAATTCTTTATTGCAACGGGACGTAAATCTAATCCTATCCACTGACCATTGTGAAAGATAGCACCGAATTTTACACTGATAAAAGCATCGTCACGTCTTCCTTTGATGGCTTTGCCAATTAGCATTTCGTTGTGACCGGCGCCGTAAAAGTCTCCTATATTTAGAAAATTAATCCCATTATCCAAAGCTTCATTGATTGTAGCGATACTTTCTGTTTCGTCAGGTGTGGGACCGCCCCAGATTGAGGACATTCTCATGCAGCCTAAACCAAGACTGGAAACCAAAGGACCGTTTTGTCCCAGATGAATTTTTTTAATTGATGATATTTGATTTGTTTTTAATTATGATACAAAGATCAATGTTTATTTAGGTTAATACTTTCGTGTACGGCTCAAATTACTTGTCTGTATAGCTCATTTGTTTTATCAAAAGATTATTAATGGAACACCTGTATTGAAATGAAACGATTTAGAAATCAATTATAGAAAAAGCGAAAGAAAAGATATCTATCACAAATCTTTGATGTTCGTAAATAGCTTATGAACTGGGATCTGAATATTCGCAATCATTTAGCAAATTGTTCAATACCAAAACAAAAATTTTGCCTTTGGAATCCTAGGGTCTTTTAATTGATTGTTACAAATTATATGATGTAATCCCCAATAAGCAATATCTTTGTATCCGATCTTGATCTAAATGATC from Chryseobacterium indoltheticum encodes the following:
- a CDS encoding peptidoglycan-binding protein LysM; the protein is MTKQIATAVLTIAAIILGTNNVQAQNTTATTTVNITLNDVISIDAGSTAIGNTVDFNYTTAADYNSDQTINKANSLKVTSTKNFNVKVKAGGANFMNGTNLIPVNVLTIKAASAAGTMGGTKNTIVLSATDQNLVTNAPLGSALTLNLDYTIPAAKSSSSDILGKPAGTYTQTVTYTATAL
- a CDS encoding aldo/keto reductase, translating into MVSSLGLGCMRMSSIWGGPTPDETESIATINEALDNGINFLNIGDFYGAGHNEMLIGKAIKGRRDDAFISVKFGAIFHNGQWIGLDLRPVAIKNFVNYSLTRLGIEIRPQHFESVEGFSI